In one Halorubrum sp. CBA1229 genomic region, the following are encoded:
- the mnhG gene encoding monovalent cation/H(+) antiporter subunit G, producing the protein METLGPLGAIRVGLIVAFTLLGLFFTFVSMTGVLRLPDVYSRAHTASQADTLGAGFGLAAVALAIGLEGAGVKTVLLLFFIFVTNPTAAHAISRAAFEEGIVPWTEGDDRR; encoded by the coding sequence ATCGAGACGCTCGGACCGCTCGGGGCGATCCGCGTCGGGCTGATCGTCGCGTTCACGCTGCTCGGGCTGTTCTTCACCTTCGTCTCGATGACCGGCGTGCTCCGGCTCCCCGACGTCTACTCGCGGGCGCACACCGCCTCGCAGGCGGACACGCTCGGCGCCGGCTTCGGGCTCGCCGCCGTGGCGCTGGCCATCGGTCTGGAGGGCGCCGGCGTCAAGACGGTGCTCCTGTTGTTCTTCATCTTCGTGACGAACCCGACGGCCGCCCACGCCATCAGCCGGGCGGCCTTCGAGGAGGGGATCGTGCCGTGGACCGAGGGGGACGACCGCCGATGA
- a CDS encoding cation:proton antiporter, with protein sequence MTLVDATVAAGYTVGDFLLFAAAGLAVLAIGMLYRAVKGPTMQDRVLAVNVLGTNTVVILAILAAALSEPTFLDIALVYALLNFLMAIAISKFTVERGGVL encoded by the coding sequence ATGACGCTCGTCGACGCCACGGTCGCCGCCGGCTACACGGTCGGTGACTTCCTGCTGTTCGCGGCCGCCGGACTCGCCGTGCTCGCGATCGGCATGCTGTACCGGGCGGTGAAGGGCCCGACCATGCAGGACCGGGTGCTCGCGGTGAACGTCCTCGGGACGAACACCGTCGTCATCCTCGCGATCCTGGCCGCGGCGCTCTCGGAGCCGACGTTCCTCGACATCGCCTTAGTGTACGCGCTGTTGAACTTCCTGATGGCGATCGCCATCTCGAAGTTCACGGTCGAGCGGGGTGGTGTGCTGTGA
- a CDS encoding monovalent cation/H+ antiporter subunit E has product MTDADDAGDDSDDADGSVAADGVDDADGDTGAEPRSTVVVPVEPSPTLRATVAHVVEAAVGGEFSAIHFVEIASWRDGDPGSDDRTAEARRVLERVVAWAEADLDDADGDTGDAGVGVTIASALIGGDEYLFGPDDYVEALAEYAEEHGADTVLLDPEYTPVGNTTLLQPLEFALSNTPLTVQTAPVGRPTRPERLRSEATGVRFAAMFGLSLAFYFVLGDPLYWFDWVTGVATAAIVSITLSRISFDADPSIPRTPQRLVRGAIYIPVLLYEIIVANLVVARVILDPRLPIEPTLNRVSVIVGSGLPVMTLANSITLTPGTLTVRARDSDLYVHSLVPWAREGLFDGSLERWTRFVYYGRSAARLPTPRERGDHAILQGPDATEELPIAAADGGEPAAEASPESDIGEDANDAEVSGE; this is encoded by the coding sequence GTGACTGACGCCGACGACGCCGGCGACGACAGCGACGACGCTGACGGGAGCGTCGCGGCCGACGGTGTCGACGATGCCGACGGCGACACCGGCGCGGAGCCCCGGTCGACGGTCGTCGTCCCCGTCGAACCGTCACCGACGCTCCGCGCGACGGTCGCGCACGTCGTGGAGGCCGCGGTCGGCGGCGAGTTCTCCGCGATCCACTTCGTGGAGATCGCCTCGTGGCGCGACGGCGACCCCGGCTCCGACGACCGCACCGCCGAGGCCCGGCGCGTCCTCGAACGGGTGGTCGCGTGGGCCGAGGCGGACCTCGACGACGCCGACGGCGACACCGGAGACGCCGGCGTCGGCGTGACGATCGCGTCGGCGCTGATCGGCGGCGACGAGTACCTGTTCGGTCCGGACGACTACGTCGAGGCGCTCGCCGAGTACGCCGAGGAGCACGGCGCCGACACGGTCCTGCTCGATCCGGAGTACACCCCGGTCGGCAACACGACGCTGCTCCAGCCGCTGGAGTTCGCGCTCTCGAACACCCCGCTGACCGTCCAGACGGCGCCGGTGGGGCGACCGACCCGACCGGAGCGGCTCCGGAGCGAGGCGACGGGCGTGCGGTTCGCGGCGATGTTCGGGCTCTCGCTCGCCTTCTACTTCGTGCTCGGCGACCCCCTCTACTGGTTCGACTGGGTGACGGGCGTCGCGACCGCGGCGATCGTCTCGATCACCCTCTCGCGGATCAGCTTCGACGCCGACCCGTCGATCCCGCGGACGCCCCAACGCCTGGTCCGTGGCGCGATATACATCCCCGTCCTGCTGTACGAGATCATCGTGGCGAACCTGGTGGTCGCTCGCGTGATACTCGACCCGCGGCTCCCGATCGAGCCGACGCTGAACCGCGTCAGCGTGATCGTCGGCAGCGGGCTCCCGGTGATGACGCTCGCGAACTCGATCACGCTGACCCCGGGAACGCTGACGGTCCGCGCCCGCGACAGCGACCTGTACGTCCACTCGTTGGTCCCGTGGGCCCGCGAGGGCCTGTTCGACGGCTCGCTGGAGCGGTGGACGCGCTTCGTCTACTACGGCCGTTCGGCGGCCCGGCTGCCGACGCCGCGCGAGCGCGGCGATCACGCCATTCTGCAGGGCCCCGACGCGACCGAGGAGCTGCCCATCGCCGCCGCCGACGGCGGCGAGCCCGCCGCTGAAGCGTCGCCGGAGAGCGACATCGGCGAGGACGCGAACGACGCGGAGGTGAGCGGCGAATGA
- the coaBC gene encoding bifunctional phosphopantothenoylcysteine decarboxylase/phosphopantothenate--cysteine ligase CoaBC, whose amino-acid sequence MLEGVNVALGVSGSIAAVKVVELAHELRRHGASVRAVMSPAATNIVHPWAVDFATDEPVVTEITGDVEHVELCGREGWADVLLLAPATANTAGKIAAAVDDTPVTTCATTALGAGMPVVMAPAMHEPMYDHPGVLEALDRLEAWGVTFADPRIEEGKAKIAAEPEIVTEVARATTPNSLSGAHVVVTAGATKERIDPIRILTNRASGKTGRAVARALYVRGAKVTLVQDGPDVPYADVVAVETADEMMRACRQTAATADALVSAAAISDFTADAVDQKIRSGSPLSVDLRPTPKLIDSVREAYPDLPIVGFKAETSGDDDAMVAEAERIRDRVDLAFVVANDASVMGDDETRVLLVGAEGTEPEEAVGSKDVVAGRIADRLAAALGREPTA is encoded by the coding sequence ATGCTAGAGGGGGTCAACGTCGCGCTCGGCGTCTCGGGGAGCATCGCGGCGGTGAAGGTCGTCGAACTCGCTCACGAGCTGCGCCGGCACGGCGCCAGCGTCCGCGCCGTCATGTCCCCGGCGGCGACGAACATCGTCCATCCGTGGGCGGTCGACTTCGCGACCGACGAGCCCGTCGTCACCGAGATCACCGGCGATGTCGAGCACGTGGAGCTCTGCGGCCGCGAGGGGTGGGCCGACGTGCTGCTGCTCGCGCCCGCGACCGCGAACACCGCGGGGAAGATCGCGGCCGCCGTGGACGACACGCCCGTGACGACCTGCGCGACGACCGCGCTCGGGGCGGGAATGCCCGTGGTGATGGCGCCGGCGATGCACGAACCGATGTACGACCACCCGGGCGTGCTGGAGGCGCTCGACCGGCTGGAGGCGTGGGGCGTGACGTTCGCGGACCCCCGGATCGAGGAGGGGAAGGCGAAGATCGCCGCCGAGCCCGAGATCGTCACCGAGGTCGCCCGCGCGACGACCCCGAACTCGCTCTCTGGCGCGCACGTCGTCGTCACCGCGGGCGCGACGAAGGAGCGCATCGACCCGATCCGCATCCTCACGAACCGGGCGTCCGGGAAGACCGGCCGTGCGGTCGCCCGCGCGCTGTACGTCCGGGGCGCGAAGGTGACGCTCGTACAGGACGGCCCGGACGTCCCCTACGCCGACGTCGTCGCGGTCGAGACCGCCGACGAGATGATGCGGGCGTGCCGGCAGACGGCGGCCACGGCGGACGCGCTGGTCTCGGCGGCGGCCATCTCCGACTTCACCGCCGACGCCGTCGACCAGAAGATCCGGTCGGGGTCGCCGCTCTCCGTGGACCTCCGGCCCACGCCGAAGCTCATCGACTCGGTGCGGGAGGCGTACCCGGACCTGCCGATCGTCGGGTTCAAGGCCGAGACGTCGGGCGATGACGACGCGATGGTCGCGGAGGCCGAGCGGATCCGCGACCGTGTCGACCTCGCGTTCGTCGTCGCCAACGACGCGAGCGTGATGGGCGACGACGAGACGCGCGTGCTCCTCGTGGGCGCCGAGGGGACCGAGCCGGAGGAGGCGGTCGGCTCGAAAGACGTCGTCGCCGGGCGGATCGCCGACCGGCTCGCGGCCGCGCTCGGGCGGGAGCCGACGGCGTAG
- a CDS encoding metallophosphoesterase family protein, whose product MKVGLISDVHANLPALEAVLDDMPAVDRIVCAGDVIGYNPWPAECVERVRDVAVKTVRGNHDRTVESPERYRANRMAEAGLEHAKTTLSEDQLAWLDGLPRAETFAGGRYLLVHSHPAAEREDAYVYPEEFPNLDRHMGEYDGIVLGHTHVQGKRSVAGGVVVNPGSVGQPRDGDPDAGYAVLDTATDEVALERVAYDVDRVSEAVAEAGLPERTAARLYKGE is encoded by the coding sequence ATGAAGGTGGGGCTCATCTCGGACGTCCACGCGAACCTCCCGGCGCTCGAAGCGGTCCTCGACGACATGCCCGCGGTCGACCGGATCGTCTGCGCCGGCGACGTGATCGGGTACAACCCGTGGCCGGCCGAGTGCGTCGAGCGCGTGCGCGACGTCGCGGTGAAGACGGTCAGGGGGAACCACGATCGCACGGTCGAGTCACCGGAGCGCTACCGCGCCAACCGCATGGCCGAAGCGGGGCTCGAACACGCGAAGACGACCCTCTCCGAGGACCAACTCGCGTGGCTCGACGGGCTCCCGCGCGCCGAGACGTTCGCGGGCGGACGGTACCTGCTCGTCCACTCGCACCCCGCGGCCGAGCGCGAGGACGCCTACGTCTACCCCGAGGAGTTCCCGAATCTGGACCGCCACATGGGCGAGTACGACGGGATCGTCCTCGGGCACACGCACGTGCAGGGGAAGCGGTCCGTCGCCGGCGGGGTGGTCGTCAATCCCGGCAGCGTCGGGCAGCCGCGGGACGGCGACCCGGACGCGGGGTACGCCGTGCTGGACACGGCGACGGACGAGGTCGCGCTCGAACGCGTCGCGTACGACGTCGACCGCGTGAGCGAGGCGGTCGCCGAGGCCGGGCTCCCGGAGCGAACCGCCGCGCGGCTTTATAAGGGCGAGTGA
- a CDS encoding NAD(P)/FAD-dependent oxidoreductase — protein sequence MSSSDDEYEIAVVGGGPAGLTTALYGARLGHETVLIDRGGGRAAMMADTHNVIGVTEDVSGNEFLATGREQVQSYGGTYERGFVTDAVETEDGRFRLTTNDAEFVADRVVFATGFSDERPDPPLPRTGKGLHYCLHCDAYMFVDEPVYVMGHGEAAAHVAMIMLNVTDDVDLLTRGVEPTWSEETAAQLEAHPVDIVHEDVAGVENDPDSGWLAALEFEDGTRREYRGGFPMYGSDYNTALAEGLGCDLTESGEVDVDNHGRTSVDGVYAVGDLTPGHNQVPVAMGQGAKAGLAIHKEIREFPRPTEEIARDGAVDADEVPAISPELMATAVAHEGHAGGPREEANRRGEPEAPAADDD from the coding sequence ATGAGTTCGTCCGACGACGAGTACGAGATCGCTGTGGTCGGCGGCGGGCCGGCCGGGTTGACGACCGCGCTGTACGGGGCCCGACTGGGCCACGAGACCGTGCTGATCGACCGCGGCGGCGGTCGCGCGGCGATGATGGCCGACACGCACAACGTGATCGGCGTCACCGAGGACGTCTCCGGCAACGAGTTCCTCGCGACCGGCCGCGAGCAGGTCCAGTCGTACGGCGGGACCTACGAGCGCGGCTTCGTCACCGACGCCGTCGAGACCGAGGACGGCCGCTTCCGGCTGACGACGAACGACGCCGAGTTCGTCGCGGACCGCGTCGTGTTCGCGACCGGCTTCTCCGACGAGCGCCCGGACCCGCCGCTCCCGCGGACGGGGAAGGGGCTCCACTACTGCCTCCACTGCGACGCCTACATGTTCGTCGACGAGCCGGTGTACGTGATGGGCCACGGCGAGGCGGCCGCCCACGTCGCGATGATCATGCTCAACGTGACCGACGACGTGGACCTGTTGACCCGCGGCGTTGAGCCGACGTGGAGCGAGGAGACGGCGGCCCAGCTTGAGGCGCACCCGGTGGACATCGTCCACGAGGACGTGGCGGGCGTCGAGAACGACCCCGACTCCGGCTGGCTGGCGGCGCTGGAGTTCGAGGACGGCACCCGCCGCGAGTACCGCGGCGGCTTCCCGATGTACGGCTCCGACTACAACACCGCCTTGGCCGAGGGGCTCGGCTGCGACCTCACCGAGAGCGGCGAGGTCGACGTCGACAACCACGGGCGCACCAGCGTCGACGGCGTGTACGCGGTCGGCGACCTCACACCGGGCCACAACCAGGTACCCGTCGCGATGGGCCAGGGCGCGAAGGCCGGGCTCGCGATCCACAAGGAGATCCGCGAGTTCCCGCGCCCGACCGAGGAGATCGCCCGCGACGGCGCCGTCGACGCCGACGAGGTGCCCGCCATCTCCCCCGAGCTCATGGCGACGGCGGTCGCCCACGAGGGCCACGCCGGCGGCCCGCGAGAGGAGGCGAACCGCCGGGGCGAGCCCGAGGCGCCCGCGGCCGACGACGACTGA
- a CDS encoding SDR family NAD(P)-dependent oxidoreductase, whose translation MGTIDADFTGETVVVTGGSSGIGRAVATGFGDAGATVINADVRAAPKDVDAETPTHEAIEERGGTAAFVETDVSEPTQIESVIEAAREFGGVDVMVNNAGVHRSLAFLDVAPEDFDFVHGVNLRGAFFGTQLAAKDMIDRGVEGAIVNTSSTTAERAEPNHSHYAATKGGIQMLTRSAALELDEHGIRVNAVAPGPIATEIREGWAEEARDIDAGGGLPSRAGRPADLPGAYLYLASEDASYVTGETVWVDGGASL comes from the coding sequence ATGGGAACGATCGACGCGGACTTCACCGGGGAGACGGTCGTGGTCACGGGCGGGTCGAGCGGGATCGGCCGCGCGGTCGCGACGGGATTCGGCGACGCCGGCGCGACCGTGATCAACGCCGACGTCCGGGCGGCGCCGAAGGACGTCGACGCCGAGACGCCCACGCACGAGGCGATCGAGGAGCGCGGCGGGACCGCCGCGTTCGTCGAGACCGACGTCTCCGAGCCGACGCAGATCGAGTCGGTCATCGAGGCGGCCCGCGAGTTCGGCGGGGTCGACGTGATGGTGAACAACGCGGGCGTCCACCGCAGCCTCGCGTTCCTCGACGTCGCCCCGGAGGACTTCGATTTTGTCCACGGCGTCAACCTCAGGGGCGCGTTCTTCGGCACGCAGCTGGCCGCCAAGGACATGATCGACCGCGGCGTCGAGGGGGCGATCGTGAACACGTCGTCGACGACGGCCGAACGCGCGGAACCGAACCACTCCCACTACGCGGCGACGAAGGGGGGCATCCAGATGCTCACGCGAAGCGCGGCGCTCGAACTCGACGAGCACGGGATCCGGGTGAACGCGGTCGCGCCGGGACCGATCGCCACCGAGATTCGAGAGGGATGGGCCGAGGAGGCGCGCGACATCGACGCCGGCGGCGGGCTCCCGTCTCGCGCCGGCAGGCCCGCCGACCTCCCCGGCGCGTACCTCTACCTCGCCTCCGAGGACGCGAGCTACGTGACCGGTGAGACGGTGTGGGTCGACGGCGGGGCGAGTCTGTAG
- a CDS encoding SRPBCC domain-containing protein → MNHNNTQSSGGNATESADAASADAEPVDADEHGEGGAEIDAEAADGTLRFSDSVAVETTPEQLWSTISDPATLTECVPGAESIERVSERKYTVEITRGVSHLTVSLSGEAEFVEMNPPDTVVTSATAFDSKTGSDFDILAGMEIQPTDDGGAELAYTAEVSISGGVGTMSPRILRPIVNRDIETYFGNVKSAVEGE, encoded by the coding sequence ATGAACCACAACAACACGCAGTCATCCGGCGGGAACGCTACCGAATCGGCAGACGCGGCGTCAGCCGACGCGGAGCCAGTCGACGCGGACGAACACGGCGAGGGCGGCGCGGAGATCGACGCCGAGGCGGCCGACGGGACGCTGCGGTTTTCGGACTCGGTCGCCGTCGAGACGACTCCCGAGCAGCTCTGGTCCACGATCTCGGACCCGGCGACGCTGACCGAGTGCGTGCCGGGCGCGGAGTCGATCGAGCGCGTCTCCGAGCGGAAGTACACCGTCGAGATCACGCGGGGGGTGAGCCACCTCACCGTCTCGCTGTCGGGGGAGGCCGAGTTCGTCGAGATGAACCCGCCCGACACCGTGGTGACGAGCGCCACGGCCTTCGACTCGAAGACGGGGAGCGACTTCGACATCCTCGCAGGGATGGAGATCCAGCCGACCGACGACGGGGGGGCCGAGCTTGCCTACACCGCCGAGGTGTCGATCAGCGGCGGGGTCGGGACGATGAGCCCGCGGATCCTCCGGCCGATCGTCAACCGCGACATCGAGACCTACTTCGGGAACGTCAAATCGGCCGTCGAAGGCGAGTAG
- a CDS encoding flavin reductase family protein, with product MATDPTDAFDEISEYDSTALFKPKVVALVVSEGEERGPNLMTASWWMLAGYNPFRYLLAVSHKTLTHELIEESQEFVLASPSTEMIDALTLSGMVSGRDIDKIEHLDMETVPGQSVDVPLLADAAGNIECSVMESFEFMDCTYYFGEVEHAYVTPGGMDGRLLSPDADVLAYMGSDWGEEETKTKYRYYADITADSIKRFPGDEVVDSLPPELQAQFDD from the coding sequence ATGGCAACCGATCCGACCGACGCGTTCGACGAGATCTCCGAGTACGATTCGACCGCCCTCTTCAAGCCGAAGGTAGTGGCGTTGGTCGTCTCCGAGGGCGAGGAGCGGGGCCCGAACCTCATGACCGCTTCGTGGTGGATGTTGGCCGGTTACAACCCGTTTCGCTATCTCCTCGCCGTGAGCCACAAGACGCTGACCCACGAGCTCATCGAGGAGAGCCAAGAGTTCGTGTTGGCCTCGCCCTCGACGGAGATGATCGACGCGCTGACGCTGTCGGGCATGGTCAGCGGTCGAGACATCGACAAGATCGAACACCTAGACATGGAGACGGTGCCGGGGCAGTCGGTCGACGTGCCGCTGTTGGCCGACGCCGCCGGTAATATCGAGTGTTCGGTGATGGAGTCGTTCGAGTTCATGGACTGCACCTACTACTTCGGCGAGGTCGAACACGCCTACGTCACCCCCGGTGGAATGGACGGCCGGCTCCTGTCGCCGGACGCCGACGTGCTGGCCTACATGGGCAGCGACTGGGGCGAAGAGGAGACCAAGACCAAGTACCGCTACTACGCCGACATCACCGCCGACTCGATCAAGCGGTTCCCCGGCGACGAGGTCGTCGACTCCCTGCCGCCCGAGCTCCAAGCGCAGTTCGACGATTGA
- a CDS encoding ABC transporter substrate-binding protein produces the protein MRNERSASGTLDEERDGTQSGHHRSASRRTFLTAGAAVSAAAVAGCLGGGEAESAEGPEPPWTTEELAEQVDDGATINVYASTGADQEWYDLVDVINDEFGTSIEPSVFATNGNDLTQRFVQERQAGNDTADVLSSPTGIDDDMLVTAREESKEAALDIGRKYFEWDLDQKFWFNDVLEDVQQYPFYVTGYNGGPGLTMPINEDVFADRGLDVPSTYNDLLDDQYEGMEVAISSAYIASDMVGWIVRHNAAETELTETEWAQQLRDHLSYTGVSSHTAGTREVRDGNVPLMLYNWPTVIAPFTGEDSPLTGIFPEDVPAFMNGSPIAINKEAPNPWVARFFLSATLEESVQRRMINDVERQIPCRLDLDYSAQDPDPYTEKRLNSDYEAVEFWDEWRNSTVGQKVKDAGAFDI, from the coding sequence ATGCGCAACGAGAGGTCCGCCAGCGGGACGCTGGACGAGGAGAGAGACGGAACGCAGTCGGGTCACCACCGGTCGGCCTCTCGCCGGACGTTCCTCACCGCCGGGGCCGCGGTGTCGGCCGCGGCGGTCGCCGGCTGTCTCGGCGGGGGCGAAGCCGAATCGGCGGAAGGGCCGGAGCCGCCGTGGACGACAGAAGAGCTGGCCGAACAGGTCGACGACGGCGCGACGATCAACGTCTACGCCTCGACCGGCGCGGATCAGGAGTGGTACGACCTCGTCGACGTGATCAACGACGAATTCGGGACCTCCATCGAACCGAGCGTCTTCGCCACTAACGGCAACGACCTGACCCAGCGCTTCGTGCAGGAGCGGCAGGCCGGAAACGACACGGCCGACGTGTTGAGCAGCCCGACCGGCATCGACGACGACATGCTGGTCACGGCTCGCGAGGAGAGCAAGGAGGCCGCCCTCGACATCGGACGGAAGTACTTCGAGTGGGACCTCGACCAGAAGTTCTGGTTCAACGACGTGCTCGAGGACGTCCAGCAGTACCCCTTCTACGTCACCGGCTACAACGGCGGTCCCGGGCTGACGATGCCGATTAACGAGGACGTGTTCGCCGACCGGGGACTGGACGTGCCGAGCACCTACAACGACCTCCTCGACGACCAGTACGAGGGGATGGAGGTCGCGATATCGAGCGCCTATATCGCCTCCGACATGGTCGGCTGGATCGTTAGACACAACGCCGCAGAGACGGAGCTGACCGAGACGGAGTGGGCACAGCAGCTTCGGGACCACCTCAGCTACACGGGCGTCAGTTCACACACGGCCGGAACGCGGGAGGTCCGCGACGGCAACGTCCCGCTGATGCTCTACAACTGGCCGACGGTGATCGCACCGTTCACCGGTGAGGACTCCCCGCTGACCGGGATCTTCCCCGAGGACGTCCCCGCCTTCATGAACGGCAGTCCGATCGCCATCAACAAGGAGGCCCCGAACCCGTGGGTCGCGCGGTTCTTCCTCAGCGCAACGCTCGAAGAGTCGGTCCAGCGCCGGATGATAAACGACGTCGAACGACAGATCCCCTGCCGGCTGGACCTCGACTACTCGGCCCAGGACCCCGATCCCTACACGGAAAAGCGGTTGAACTCCGACTACGAGGCGGTCGAGTTCTGGGACGAGTGGCGGAACTCCACGGTCGGCCAAAAAGTGAAGGACGCCGGTGCGTTCGATATCTAA
- a CDS encoding ABC transporter ATP-binding protein, whose translation MTTEPQLSVRGITKRFGSAFELSATDLTVGDDEIVALLGPSGCGKTTILRCIAGVETPDSGSVEIGGRVVDSPEVSAPPEERNVGMVYQNYAIWPHKTVYENVVFPLEHASHGIPESEYDERVAEMLELMEIPELADKPATDLSGGQQQRTALARALVYEPDLLLMDEPLSNLDRELRKQMRYELQRLQHELSVSILYVTHDQEEAFYLADRVIILHEGRVVERGSPEELYESPKSAFTRRFIGARNPFNGRIEVDGSGGRILTTDFLDVELTSTNYMSNGEGPGEVSCFLRPEDVSICENGDSPGRVALQGTVVAEGILGDRYEVTVGFDDTDTELTVHCGEYRNLSRGDRLDLRVDPAAIQVYRNET comes from the coding sequence ATGACGACCGAACCACAGTTGTCGGTACGCGGGATCACGAAGCGGTTCGGGAGCGCGTTCGAACTCTCGGCGACCGACCTGACGGTCGGCGACGACGAGATCGTCGCCCTGCTCGGTCCCTCGGGCTGTGGCAAGACGACGATACTCCGGTGTATCGCCGGCGTCGAGACCCCCGACAGCGGCAGCGTCGAGATCGGCGGCCGGGTGGTCGACTCGCCCGAGGTCTCGGCGCCGCCGGAGGAGCGCAACGTCGGGATGGTGTACCAGAACTACGCGATCTGGCCCCACAAGACCGTCTACGAGAACGTCGTCTTCCCGCTCGAACACGCCTCTCACGGAATTCCGGAGTCGGAGTACGACGAGCGCGTCGCGGAGATGCTCGAGCTGATGGAGATCCCGGAGCTGGCCGACAAACCGGCGACCGATCTCAGCGGCGGCCAGCAGCAGCGGACGGCGCTGGCCCGCGCGCTCGTCTACGAGCCGGATCTCCTGTTGATGGACGAGCCGCTGAGCAACCTCGACAGGGAGCTGCGCAAACAGATGCGCTACGAGCTACAGCGGCTCCAGCACGAACTCAGCGTGAGCATCCTGTACGTGACCCACGACCAGGAGGAGGCGTTCTACCTGGCCGACCGGGTGATCATCCTCCACGAGGGCCGGGTGGTCGAGCGCGGCAGCCCCGAGGAGCTCTACGAGTCGCCGAAATCGGCGTTCACGCGCCGGTTTATCGGCGCTCGCAACCCGTTCAACGGTCGGATCGAGGTCGATGGCTCCGGCGGCCGAATCCTCACTACCGACTTCCTCGACGTGGAGCTGACGTCGACCAACTACATGTCCAACGGGGAGGGTCCGGGCGAGGTGTCCTGTTTCCTCCGCCCGGAGGACGTCAGTATCTGCGAGAACGGCGACAGTCCGGGGCGGGTCGCCCTCCAGGGAACGGTCGTCGCCGAGGGAATTCTCGGCGACCGCTACGAGGTGACGGTGGGATTCGACGACACTGACACCGAGCTCACCGTCCACTGCGGGGAGTATCGAAACCTCTCGCGGGGCGATCGGCTGGACCTCCGGGTCGACCCGGCGGCGATACAGGTGTACAGGAACGAGACATGA